CATGACCTGGCCCCAACTTTTAACTACGAAGCTAAAGCAACCGACCCCGAAGTACTGAAACGTAAAGTGGTACGCGGCGGATCATGGAAGGATATAGGCTATTTTCTTCAAAACTCAACCCGTACTTACGAGTACCAGGACACCGCGAAATCATATATCGGATTTCGCTGCGTAACCCACTACCTGGGCCGCGATATTAAAGACAAACGCTAATAACATACGTTGTTTATAATTAAGCAAATCAAAAAACAATAAAATAAAAAAGTTATCTCTGAATTATTATGGCTGGAAAGAAAAAACCATTCGGAATTGGGAACGTAATATCATTGGGTGCAACCGTAGTAATTATCGGGTTGTTGTTTAAAATACAGCACTGGAAATTTGCATCGGAATTCATTACAGCGGGTTTGGGTACAGAAGCTGTGTTGTTCTTTTTATTAGGCTTACAACGTGAAGACAAAGAAATTGATTGGGTTCGTGTATATCCCGAACTGAATGAAGATTTTCAGGGAGAACTTCCAAAGGCTACTATCCGCGGTGGTGGTGCTAACGTAGGTCCATCTACTACAGTTGCTTTAGATAAAATGATGGAAGAAGCCAAAATCGGTCCGGAGTTGGTACGCAGCCTTGGCGATGGTTTACGTTCATTTGGCGATAAGGTAGCTGCTATTTCACGCGTTACTGATGCAGGCGAAGCCACTATCGCTTTTACCAGCAAAGTTAAATCAGCAACAGATAGCTACGACAGATTGAGCAATGCTTTTGAAAAAGCATCAGCTAACTTAACCGAAATGGCAAACTCAAATGTTGATTCGAAAGCTTATCATGATCAGGTTAACCAATTGGCTAAAAACCTATCTGCCCTGAATGCCGTATACGAACTGGAGCTTCAGGATTCAAGCGCGCACTTAAAATCAATGAATAAATTTTACCAGAACCTTGCTCTTACCATGAACAACTTTAACGAATCGATGGACGATTCAAGGCAGTTTAAAGAAGAGGTAGGACGTTTGGCTAAAAACCTGGCATCATTAAACTCAATTTATGGCAATATGCTTACTGCCATGAACCAGCCACGTGTTTAATTATAATTAATTGATTGATTACAAGAAAAAGATTAGAATAGATGGCCGGAGGTAAGGAAACCCCAAGACAGCGAATGATAGGTATACTATACCTGGTACTATTGGGCCTTATAGCCCTGAACGTACCGGATAGCTTACTCGATGCATTCAAAAATATAACACGAAGCCTTGATGCTTCAAGAACCAACGTTACTACCAGCTTGCAAACTACATACAGCGCGTTTGAAGCTACTAAAATGAAAGAGCAGCCTGAAAAAGCGAGATTGCTATTGGACAGGGCTCACGAGGCAAGTAAAACTGCCGATGAGTTGAACGGTTATGTAGAGGAACTAAAAAACGAATTGATTAAAAAAGGTGGGGGCATAAACCCGGAAATAGATGATATTGAAGCAAGGGATAACCTGGATATCTCGCCTGAAGTGATGATCAACGGTAAAAAAGCCGATGTTTTGAAGGAAAAAATTGAAGCTACAAGGGCTAAATTATTGCAGATATTAGGTAAAGATAGTGTGGGTGTTAACTTTTCACTAAATGCTAATGATCCGCCAAAACGTCCCGGCATCCCATCAAAAACGTGGCAGCAAGCTTATTTCGGCGATGGTATACCACTGGGTGCATCAATAACAACTTTAGCAAAAATTCAGGCAGATAATAAAAACGCCGAAAACGAGGTTGTTAAAAAGATATTAGGCAAAATCGATCAGGCGCAGGTCACTTTAAATGCATTTAAAGCTGTAGTAGTTCCGTCAAGCACTTATGTAATAGCCGGCCAGCCTTATAAAGCGGAAATTTATTTATCCGCTTACGACAAAAATTCGGATCCAACCATTACTGTAGGTGGGTCGCAAGTGCCAACGAGCAATGGTGTAGGTGTTTATACCACTACTGCAAGCGGCGAAGGCATGCATACATGGAGTGGCGTGTTATCGGTAAAGCAAGTTGATGGACCTCCAAAGCCATATTCAATTAGCGGACAATATATGGTTGCAAGGCCATCGGCTGTAGTGTCGCCTGATAAAATGAATGTACTTTACATCGGTGTGCCAAATCCTATTTCGGTATCGGCACCGGGTGTACCTACATCAAGTATCAATGCCCGCATCGGTAGCGGTTCATTAAGCGGATCGGGTGGTCATTTTACTGCTACGGTGAGCAGTATTGGTAAAACAACCATTACTGTTACCGGCGAAAAAGGTATGGTTTTAGGTTCGACAGAATTCCGTATCAAACGGATCCCCGATCCTAAGCCTCAGTTTGCAGGCAAAAGCGGCGGTAATACCAGTTCGGCCAATATCAAAGCGCAGGACAGGCTTTTTGCCCAACTGGATAACTTTGATTTTGATGCAAAATTTAACGTAACGCACTTTACATTACTGGTTGTTAAGCCACGCCAGGATGCCATAATTTTATCTGGCAGCAGCGGCGAGTTAACCAGTGCAATGCATAGTGCTTTAAATACAGTTACACCAGGAACTACCATTGTTTTCAAGGATATTGTTGCGGTTGGCCCTGATCATTCACCACGATCTCTTGATCCGATTGTAATATCCGCAAACTAAAACGCGTATGAAGAAGAGAATTTTAGTTGTTATCCTTTGTTTAGCTTGCCTGGGTGCTTATGCCCAGAAAAAGCGCACAAAACGACCTCCGGCTAAAAAGCCGGCTACAACAACACGCCAGGCCGCTACCCGCCGCCCGCCGGCACAGGTACAGCCTGATAATGTTACCAGCCAGCAGCCGCTTGCAGCTACAGATACCGTAAGAAAAGTTGGAGGAAAACCTTTTGAAAGGCCACTTGACGGTTATTATAAAAAAACCAACATTTTAAGCGCCAGGGTTACGCCTTATCCAAACCTGCGCGAAGTTGATGTAGCCTTTGCAAAAAGGGTTTGGCGTGAGATTGACGTACGCGAAAAAATGAACCAATACCTGGCTTCACCAAAACGCCGTTTGATTGACGTGTTGCTTGACGCTATTGTAGCCGGAGAATTGACGGCTTACGATCCTACACCAGGTAAAAAAGACGATGTTGGCGGTGATGAGTTTTCTACGCCACTAACCGGATCACAAGCCCGCGGTCGTTTAGCATCAGACAGCAGTGTGGTTGAAAAACGTGATAAGGATAACAACGTGATTTCATCAAGCATGGTAGCCGGCGAGTTTAACCCGGATAGCGTATTGAAGTTCCGTATTAAAGAAGATTGGGTTTTTGATAAACAGCGTTCTATTTTCGAACCTCGTATTATCGGTATTGCGCCGTTAATTAAACCTAAAGGTGCCGGTTCGCTGGATATCGATTTTCAGCCTGCATTTTGGGTTTACTTCCCTGATGCCCGCCCGATATTGGCAACCAAAGAGGTGATTAGCCGCAACAGCGATGCTACCGGCTTAAGCTTCGACGACGTATTTATGAAGCGCATCTTTACCAGCTACATTGTTAAAGAAAGCAACGATAAAGACGAACGTATAAAAGATTACGCCCAGGGTATCGACAAGCTTTACGAATCTGAAAGGATCAAGAAAGAGCTGATGGATTGGGAACTTAACCTGTGGCAATACTAATAAGCTAAGGTTTATTTTTACGATATAAAAGCGCGGTGAATTTCACTGCGCTTTTTTGTTATATCATCTTTCGATTTGGTGTTGGTTCAAACACTTACGGTTTGATGCATTTTAAATCTTTTTTGTATGCGATTTTCACTTTGATCATGACAAGCTGTAGCCCTATCCCGACGAACGCCTCAAAATAACCGACAAACCCTAAAATTATCGACGAAACCGCATTTTATCCATTTTTTGAGGCTTTTCAGGCGTTGGTCTATTTATATCAGCAGCTGGTATAACACTTTTTAGCAGTCGGAATATATGTTGTTCATTTGATCATTGAAACAAACAACAACAAATATTAATCACTCTTAAAACACTATAGCCATGAAAACCTCAATCAAATTATCAGCATTATTTTTATTATTAACCGCAGGCGTTTTTGCTACCAATGCAGCCAGCGCTAAAGATAATACCCCTAAAGTAAAACAAACCGTAAGCTACGACGCCCTCGATAACGACCGTGGTTTAAAACTTACCTTAACCAAATCAGAAAGCGGCCGTACTTATGTACGTTTTTATAACAATCACGATGAGCTTTTGATGAAAGATGTGGTTGATACCAAAGCCGCAGTAAGCAAAGGCTACGTTTTTTCAGAATTGGATTTGGGCGACTATACACTTGAAATAAGCACCGATGGTAAAGTAACTAAAGAAACCGTTCATATTTACCAGGACGGCGATAACAAAGCTTTTTATATCGTTCAAAAATAATCAGCTCCATCATATAAGTATAAAAGCCCCGGCCATGAAACCGGGGCTTTATTGTTTTAATGTTGGCTAATTACTACTCTGCTACCTGCTCTCCGCCAAAATATGCCAATATCGCTTTAGCCTGTTTCAGGTTCACCACTTCCAAAAGCAATTCCTCATTAGCCTCACGCACTTTTTTTACCGATTTAAAGTATTTTAAAAGCTTCTCGGCTGTTGTTTTGCCAATGCCTTCTATCAGTTCCAGCTCGGTAACCAGGGTGCCCTTATCGCGTTTTTTGCGGTGGAAAGTGATACCGAAACGGTGAGCCTCATCACGCAGGTGCTGGATCACCTTTAATGTTTCTGATTTTTTGTCGAGATACATCGGGTACTGATCGTTGGGATAGTAAAGTTCTTCCAGGCGCTTGGCAATGCCTATAACGGTTACTTTTTTATCGATACCCAACAATTTAAGGCTGTGCATAGCCGATGATAACTGGCCTTTGCCGCCGTCAATCACTATCAGTTGCGGCAGTTCGGTACCCTCATCCAGCATGCGGCGGTAGCGGCGGTGTACGGCTTCCTCCATGGTGGCAAAATCGTTAGGGCCTTCAACGGTTTTAACGTTAAAATGGCGGTAGTCCTTTTTCGATGGCTTGCCATCTTTAAAAACCACAATGGCCGAAACCGGGTATTTGCCCTGGAAGTTGGAGTTATCAAAACACTCAATATGCCGAGGCAGCTGGTTCATGCGCAAATCCTTCATCATCTGCGTAAGCAGGCGTTCGGTGCGTACTTCGGGGTTTAGTTTTTCGTATTGATCTATCTTTTCCTTTTTAAAGAACTGTACGTTTTTTTGCGACAGATCTAACAATTTACGTTTCTCGCCCAGCTTAGGTACCGTGAATTTGATGTTAGGATGGTCTTCCAGGTCGATATCAAACGGAACGATGATTTCCTTGCTGTCGCTGCTGTAACGGCTCCTGAACTC
The sequence above is a segment of the Mucilaginibacter celer genome. Coding sequences within it:
- the gldL gene encoding gliding motility protein GldL, which produces MAGKKKPFGIGNVISLGATVVIIGLLFKIQHWKFASEFITAGLGTEAVLFFLLGLQREDKEIDWVRVYPELNEDFQGELPKATIRGGGANVGPSTTVALDKMMEEAKIGPELVRSLGDGLRSFGDKVAAISRVTDAGEATIAFTSKVKSATDSYDRLSNAFEKASANLTEMANSNVDSKAYHDQVNQLAKNLSALNAVYELELQDSSAHLKSMNKFYQNLALTMNNFNESMDDSRQFKEEVGRLAKNLASLNSIYGNMLTAMNQPRV
- the gldM gene encoding gliding motility protein GldM, with product MAGGKETPRQRMIGILYLVLLGLIALNVPDSLLDAFKNITRSLDASRTNVTTSLQTTYSAFEATKMKEQPEKARLLLDRAHEASKTADELNGYVEELKNELIKKGGGINPEIDDIEARDNLDISPEVMINGKKADVLKEKIEATRAKLLQILGKDSVGVNFSLNANDPPKRPGIPSKTWQQAYFGDGIPLGASITTLAKIQADNKNAENEVVKKILGKIDQAQVTLNAFKAVVVPSSTYVIAGQPYKAEIYLSAYDKNSDPTITVGGSQVPTSNGVGVYTTTASGEGMHTWSGVLSVKQVDGPPKPYSISGQYMVARPSAVVSPDKMNVLYIGVPNPISVSAPGVPTSSINARIGSGSLSGSGGHFTATVSSIGKTTITVTGEKGMVLGSTEFRIKRIPDPKPQFAGKSGGNTSSANIKAQDRLFAQLDNFDFDAKFNVTHFTLLVVKPRQDAIILSGSSGELTSAMHSALNTVTPGTTIVFKDIVAVGPDHSPRSLDPIVISAN
- the gldN gene encoding gliding motility protein GldN gives rise to the protein MKKRILVVILCLACLGAYAQKKRTKRPPAKKPATTTRQAATRRPPAQVQPDNVTSQQPLAATDTVRKVGGKPFERPLDGYYKKTNILSARVTPYPNLREVDVAFAKRVWREIDVREKMNQYLASPKRRLIDVLLDAIVAGELTAYDPTPGKKDDVGGDEFSTPLTGSQARGRLASDSSVVEKRDKDNNVISSSMVAGEFNPDSVLKFRIKEDWVFDKQRSIFEPRIIGIAPLIKPKGAGSLDIDFQPAFWVYFPDARPILATKEVISRNSDATGLSFDDVFMKRIFTSYIVKESNDKDERIKDYAQGIDKLYESERIKKELMDWELNLWQY